Proteins encoded together in one Bactrocera neohumeralis isolate Rockhampton chromosome 4, APGP_CSIRO_Bneo_wtdbg2-racon-allhic-juicebox.fasta_v2, whole genome shotgun sequence window:
- the LOC126754891 gene encoding trypsin-like — MYTSLVCRLLLVISAFATSTYADGIEGGVATTIKAHPYLVSIQGTDGTRVCVGALISSNIVVTAAQCLTFYDSSQLVVAVNNGGRVVKIAASTFDIKFDPETNAYDVALLKLAESVNVGTINVASKLPKTGTSGVVSGWDAKNNLVDMTVSVISRKDCVSGKYRYSSDDVLTSMVCGLAKSNNACGALGGSPLVVNNELVGLASWGNGCGNKGNPAIYTDIPSVKSWITKTAKKL, encoded by the coding sequence ATGTATACTTCGTTAGTTTGTCGTTTGTTGCTCGTGATTTCAGCGTTCGCCACTAGTACGTACGCTGATGGAATTGAAGGTGGCGTAGCCACTACAATTAAGGCCCACCCTTATCTCGTCTCCATACAGGGAACCGATGGCACACGCGTCTGCGTTGGCGCTCTAATCAGTTCCAATATTGTTGTTACTGCTGCTCAGTGTTTGACTTTCTACGATAGTTCCCAACTGGTTGTTGCCGTCAATAACGGTGGTCGAGTAGTAAAAATTGCCGCCAGTACTTTTGATATAAAATTCGATCCAGAAACTAATGCGTATGACGTGGCTCTTCTGAAGTTGGCAGAGTCCGTGAACGTGGGTACTATTAATGTAGCGAGCAAATTGCCGAAGACAGGTACTAGCGGCGTAGTCAGTGGTTGGGATGCAAAAAATAACTTGGTGGACATGACTGTGAGTGTCATAAGCCGAAAGGATTGCGTTTCTGGAAAGTATAGATATAGCAGTGACGATGTATTGACGAGCATGGTATGCGGCCTGGCTAAGAGTAACAATGCTTGCGGCGCATTAGGCGGTAGTCCTTTGGTTGTAAACAATGAATTGGTCGGTTTGGCTTCTTGGGGTAACGGCTGTGGTAATAAGGGGAATCCAGCTATTTATACTGATATACCATCTGTAAAATCATGGATTACAAAAACTGctaagaaattgtaa
- the LOC126754880 gene encoding trypsin alpha-3-like yields MQCKSFSIKLWLLCICCLAATTSLEIQPAIIGGQEVDIIKHPYLVSIRYRLPADGAYWHKCAGVIITEKAVLTAAQCVREIETDRVMIVAAANQRTGGDGNVYPATKWIEHPNFSTRTADYDIGLIFVDLTFELNAIHPSLRTINIREQWPAVNRLATVVGWGYRVEFGPSSDNLEETKVPIVSRAECVSIYGSGEVTARMICAGYVKTGGQDVCQGDTGGPLLYEGQLVGLVSWGYGCARPGYPSVYTDVASLKSWIVEELQKTQS; encoded by the coding sequence ATGCAGTGTAAAAGTTTCTCTATCAAGCTTTGGCTCTTGTGCATTTGCTGCTTGGCGGCCACTACATCCTTAGAAATACAACCCGCCATCATTGGCGGCCAAGAAGTGGACATCATCAAGCATCCCTATCTCGTTTCCATACGCTACCGCTTGCCGGCCGATGGCGCGTATTGGCACAAATGCGCGGGTGTTATAATCACGGAGAAGGCAGTGCTTACCGCCGCACAGTGTGTTCGTGAAATCGAAACGGATCGCGTTATGATCGTCGCTGCTGCCAATCAGCGCACTGGCGGTGATGGCAATGTATATCCAGCTACCAAGTGGATCGAACATCCGAACTTTTCTACACGCACTGCTGATTACGACATTGGTTTGATATTTGTGGATTTGACTTTTGAGTTGAATGCTATCCACCCGTCATTGCGTACAATAAATATACGTGAGCAATGGCCGGCCGTAAACCGTTTGGCCACGGTGGTCGGTTGGGGTTACCGTGTGGAATTTGGTCCATCGTCCGATAATTTAGAAGAGACAAAAGTGCCAATAGTCAGTCGCGCAGAGTGTGTTTCAATCTATGGTTCTGGTGAGGTCACCGCGCGTATGATTTGTGCAGGATATGTGAAGACCGGCGGTCAGGATGTATGCCAAGGCGATACTGGCGGACCTCTGCTGTATGAAGGACAATTGGTGGGCTTAGTCTCGTGGGGCTATGGTTGTGCGCGTCCAGGCTATCCCAGTGTTTACACCGATGTGGCCAGTCTTAAGTCTTGGATTGTAGAGGAATTGCAGAAGACGCAGTCATAA
- the LOC126754876 gene encoding trypsin alpha-like translates to MLRHITLVALFTIVSFSALASADTNALLNNGRIVGGSNADIRQFPHQVSLRYKGSHFCGGSIYLPNIIVTATHCVSDEDATGLTIVAGSTTLLETPAVEVAVVKVIIHEKYNLLNDYDVAILVLESNLTFSESIQPIALAKERPPTGTEVTVTGWGTLEEGGAYLSNQLQQVQVNLVDQTKCRRRYLYLVTSRMLCANVEGGGKDSCQGDSGGPLIVGNELLGIVSWGSGCASSIYPGVYASVPDLYAWIEATANENSNSVDEVERSSYL, encoded by the coding sequence ATGTTACGCCACATAACGCTCGTCGCGCTCTTCACCATCGTCAGCTTTAGTGCTCTCGCCAGTGCCGACACCAACGCGTTGCTGAACAATGGACGCATCGTAGGTGGCTCCAATGCTGATATACGTCAATTTCCACATCAGGTGTCGCTGCGCTACAAAGGATCACATTTCTGTGGTGGCAGTATCTACTTGCCGAACATCATCGTGACAGCCACGCATTGTGTGTCTGATGAGGACGCTACGGGTTTAACCATAGTCGCTGGCTCAACAACACTGCTTGAGACCCCCGCCGTCGAAGTGGCGGTTGTGAAAGTCATAATCCACGAAAAATATAATCTACTCAACGATTATGATGTGGCTATTTTAGTATTGGAGAGTAATTTGACATTCAGCGAGTCCATTCAACCCATCGCACTGGCCAAGGAGCGTCCACCGACAGGCACTGAGGTGACCGTCACCGGTTGGGGTACACTCGAAGAAGGCGGCGCCTATTTGAGTAATCAATTGCAGCAGGTGCAGGTTAATTTGGTGGACCAGACAAAATGTCGCAGGAGGTATTTATATCTTGTGACAAGCCGTATGCTGTGCGCTAATGTGGAGGGTGGCGGTAAAGATTCCTGCCAAGGTGATTCGGGTGGCCCATTAATTGTTGGCAATGAATTGTTGGGCATTGTTTCATGGGGTTCTGGCTGTGCGAGCAGCATCTACCCAGGTGTGTACGCATCGGTACCCGATTTATATGCCTGGATAGAGGCGACGGCCAATGAAAATTCGAATTCTGTTGATGAAGTCGAGCGATcttcatatttgtaa
- the LOC126754873 gene encoding trypsin zeta-like, with amino-acid sequence MANYACNILCASFTFLLVLMTSADMTHLVNDQDSDSRIVGGKVVNIIQYPHQVSLRERNATVPEDPYDHSCGGSIYSDRIVITASHCVDDLESNELMVVVGTNQRDGADGVIVPVKEILMHEEYDEEFVDNDIALLVLAAALPINNFTIKSVQLTEVQPQAGDIATVTGWGLDAEGQIPDFLHEVQVPIVSNEICEERYAGGITDAMLCAGLLDVGGKDACQMDSGGPLLVNGKLAGVVSWGNGCGQPNYPGVYANVWYLLPWLRATIAEVEATLLNEDY; translated from the coding sequence ATGGCTAACTACGCGTGTAATATTTTGTGTGCCTCTTTTACCTTTCTTTTGGTGCTCATGACCAGCGCAGATATGACTCATCTCGTCAACGATCAAGACTCGGATTCGCGAATTGTTGGCGGCAAAGTGGTCAATATTATACAGTATCCGCATCAGGTCAGTCTACGTGAAAGGAATGCCACTGTACCGGAAGACCCCTACGACCATTCATGTGGTGGCAGCATATATTCAGATCGTATTGTCATAACGGCATCACATTGCGTTGATGATCTGGAGAGCAACGAACTTATGGTTGTTGTAGGCACGAATCAACGCGATGGTGCCGACGGGGTAATTGTACCTGTAAAAGAGATACTGATGCACGAAGAATATGATGAAGAATTTGTGGATAACGATATTGCTCTGTTGGTACTCGCCGCTGCGTTGCCAATTAATAATTTCACCATTAAATCAGTTCAACTAACTGAAGTGCAACCGCAAGCTGGAGACATCGCTACAGTAACCGGTTGGGGCCTAGACGCTGAAGGTCAGATTCCCGACTTCTTGCACGAAGTGCAAGTGCCGATCGTCAGCAATGAGATATGTGAGGAACGTTATGCGGGTGGCATCACAGACGCTATGCTGTGTGCGGGTTTGTTGGATGTTGGTGGCAAAGATGCCTGCCAAATGGATTCAGGCGGACCGCTCTTGGTTAATGGTAAACTGGCTGGTGTGGTATCATGGGGAAACGGTTGTGGACAACCTAACTATCCGGGCGTGTACGCGAATGTTTGGTATTTATTACCATGGCTGCGGGCGACTATCGCCGAGGTGGAAGCGACGCTTTTGAACGAAGATTATTGA
- the LOC126754877 gene encoding trypsin eta-like, with product MALLLNNALQIFLLALCASITLTVYATPQGRIVGGETVDIASAPHLVSIRYKRNASTPFSHRCSGTIYSEDIVLTTARCVIGLERQKLLIVAGSSYRSQSDGYVYLVKSIAIHPDFDIWFIDNDLALLRLEFPLTSQNVKVINPIKLAEQLPAAGSAATVAGWGAAAEYAEFEEQLQEANVRIVDTAQCKEAYGAGRISAAMLCAGGESANGVAVDACLGDAGSALVSNGTAVGLVSWGNGCGRVGYPGVYTNLVHFNEWISSEAIEPL from the coding sequence ATGGCATTACTTCTTAACAACGCGCTACAAATTTTCCTCTTGGCACTCTGTGCCTCAATCACGTTAACGGTGTACGCAACACCACAAGGACGCATTGTTGGCGGTGAGACGGTGGACATTGCTAGCGCACCGCATTTAGTATCCATACGTTACAAACGCAATGCTTCGACACCCTTCAGTCACCGTTGTTCCGGCACAATATATTCGGAGGATATCGTGTTGACTACCGCGCGTTGCGTCATCGGCTTGGAGCGTCAAAAATTGCTTATTGTAGCCGGCAGCAGTTATCGTTCACAAAGTGACGGTTATGTTTATCTCGTCAAATCAATTGCAATACATCCGGATTTCGATATTTGGTTCATCGATAACGATTTGGCCTTGTTGCGCTTGGAATTTCCGCTCACCAGCCAAAACGTGAAAGTGATTAACCCAATCAAATTAGCCGAGCAATTGCCCGCAGCTGGCAGCGCGGCAACAGTGGCTGGTTGGGGCGCAGCGGCCGAGTATGCAGAGTTTGAGGAGCAATTGCAAGAGGCCAATGTGCGCATAGTGGACACTGCGCAGTGCAAAGAAGCTTATGGCGCCGGACGCATTAGCGCGGCCATGTTGTGCGCCGGTGGTGAAAGTGCAAATGGCGTTGCCGTGGACGCGTGCCTGGGTGACGCGGGTAGCGCGCTTGTTTCGAACGGCACGGCTGTAGGCTTGGTATCGTGGGGTAATGGTTGTGGACGTGTGGGTTACCCAGGAGTTTATACAAATTTGGTGCATTTCAATGAGTGGATTAGCAGCGAAGCGATTGAGCCGTTGtaa
- the LOC126754874 gene encoding trypsin zeta-like produces MKACIIIASLLAIAFTNSAWARTLAETDSAEVALDGRIVGGYTVDITAHPHQVSMRYKSILASQNSYTHNCGGSVYNEYLVVTAAHCVIGKVASQYQIVAGANEKRSVNGVVVPVKEIIMHEQYTPSTYDNDIALMVLGAPLPINNVTIKAIPLADKPSANGAISVVTGWGTLTEGGASPDLLQEVKVPIVSNEICQQDYRNSLISDAMLCAGVRGVGGKDACQGDSGGPLLVDGKLAGIVSWGSGCARANYPGVYANVTHLRSWLDEKIAAVESTLLY; encoded by the coding sequence ATGAAAGCCTGCATCATCATTGCCAGCCTATTGGCGATAGCCTTTACGAATTCAGCTTGGGCGCGCACTCTCGCCGAAACGGATTCAGCCGAAGTCGCGTTGGATGGACGCATCGTTGGCGGTTACACGGTCGACATCACAGCGCACCCGCATCAAGTTAGTATGCGTTATAAGAGTATACTAGCATCGCAGAACAGTTATACACATAATTGTGGCGGCTCCGTTTACAACGAGTACCTGGTCGTGACAGCAGCCCATTGCGTGATCGGTAAAGTGGCAAGTCAATATCAAATTGTCGCCGGTGCCAATGAAAAACGTAGTGTCAACGGTGTAGTTGTGCCCGTCAAGGAGATCATTATGCATGAACAATACACTCCAAGCACCTATGACAATGATATTGCGCTAATGGTACTCGGTGCACCGTTGCCGATTAATAATGTGACTATTAAAGCAATACCGTTGGCGGACAAGCCCTCAGCGAATGGCGCTATTTCCGTTGTTACCGGTTGGGGTACGCTCACAGAGGGCGGTGCCAGTCCAGATCTATTACAAGAAGTCAAAGTGCCGATTGTCAGCAATGAGATATGTCAGCAGGATTATAGGAACTCGCTAATTTCCGATGCTATGTTGTGTGCGGGCGTGCGTGGCGTTGGCGGTAAGGATGCGTGCCAAGGTGATTCCGGTGGTCCCTTATTGGTTGACGGCAAGTTGGCCGGTATAGTGTCATGGGGCAGTGGCTGTGCAAGGGCAAATTATCCAGGCGTTTATGCCAATGTAACGCATTTGCGGTCGTGGTTGGATGAAAAGATTGCTGCAGTAGAGTCTACGTTGTTGTACTaa